The genome window GTTCTGTTTCATTCGATTCTTGGTACTGCCATACCAATTGTCATTAGTCAGTCTATCGATTTATTCGATACAAACATAGCCAGCACTATGATTTATGTACCTTTAATTTTTATCGTTTTACTGGGGGCTGTTACGTGGATTATCGGTTATTATCAAAAAAGTTAGGGAAGACCGCTGCTTTAGAAGTGGTTGTCAGTATCCAAGAAAGATGTTTTGCTTCAGTAATGAGAAAGCCAATATCATTTTTTCACCAGCACCAATCGGGGAAATTGGTAAGCCGTGTTACTGGTGACACCGAGGCCTTTGGTAACCTTATTCAATTGATCATGAGTTTTATCGGTGACATTTTACTCGTTTTTATGCTCTTGCTTGTCCTGTTTTTGATTCATCCCGCAATGGCTTTTATGGTCGTTATTTTTATTCCGTTAATCATGGGCAGTGCTCTCTTATTTCGTGCTATTGCAAGAAGAGCTAGTGCTCGATTATTCCATATGCAAGCAGAAGTGAATGCGCATCTTAAAGAATCAATCGCTGGCATTGCAATAACCAATCACTTTTGTAAAGAAGGCTACATGTCCCAACAATTTTCGCTAATGAATAAGAGCATGTATCGTGTCAATTTTGCACAAGGGAAAATTTATTCTTCCATATTACCTGTAATGGGAATCTTAACATCTTTAGGGGTAAGTGCAGTTGTGTACTTTGGAAGCTTTCAAGTGTTAGAAGCTCACTTAAGTTTTGGGGAAATGTACTTATTTGTTCAAGTGATTCAGATGATCTCTATGCCAGTATCATCATTATCAAGTTTTTATAGTCAGCTTCAGGAAGGAATTGCAGCTACTGAAAGAATTCTATTGCTGCTTGATGCGAAAGAAGAGGATATTCAAAACTCCTCTGCGCAACAATTGCCCTCTACTTCAGGCGACATTTGGCTCAACAATATCGATTTAAGCTATGTTTCAGGAAAACCTGCACTCAAAGGGATATCTCTTCATATTAAAAAAGGGGAAAATATTGCTCTTGTCGGACAAACTGGGTCAGGAAAGTCATCGATCGCACGATTAATTATGAGGTTTTTTGAACACCAAGCTGGGGATATCAAAGTAGGTCAACAAGAAATCCGAAAAATGGACCTTGTCAACTGGAGAAGGAAGATAGGTTATCTTCCCCAAACTCCTTTTTTACGCGCAGGAAGTGTCAAAGAGAATATTAAATACGGAAATCCAAAGGCTACAGATGAAGACATTAATCGAGCCGTTCAAGCGATTGGTAACGGAAGCTGGCTGTCAGCTTTACCCGATGGTCTTGAAACGAATGTAGGAGAACGGGGATCAAAGCTATCCATTGGTCAGCGGCAACTCGTTTCGTTAATTAGAATTCTTGTGAAAGATCCAGAAATATTTATCTTAGATGAAGCTACGGCGAGCATGGACCCTTTTACAGAAAAACAAATTCAGCAGGCCCTTCATTTACTTATGAAAAAACGCACTAGCATTGTGATCGCACATCGGCTATCCACAATCAAACAAGCCGATCGCATCGTCGTTCTTTCGGAAGGAGAAATTGTTGAGGAGGGGGATCATGCAACATTAATGAAAGAGAATACTTATTATAAAAGGCTATATGATAAATACTTCACTCATCAGTATACAGGTTAACGTAAAAAGCATCATAATTATGCGAGTACATCAATGTGTTATGTAAGTGAGGATTGTAAAATCACTATTTGTATTTAGCAAAAGAGCCTTAAATATTGGGAGAGAGGAAATACATGAATAAATACAAGAAGGAAGACCTTATTTGTTGAATAGACTTATTAAAGACAGGAGGCCTTCCCTCTGGATCAATTCACGTGAAATTGTCCAAGCTTTAGTAAAGAATAACAAGATGTTACTGAAACGTTTTTACCAAGTCAACACACTGCAAACTAACAGCTTTTAAAGAGTAATAGAAATACAATGTAACGGCTTTTATTCAGGCGATTTTTGCTGTTTTCTATCGTCCATTTGACCAAGTCTATATTCAACGAATTTGATTGAATCCTTTAACAAACAAATTAAGAAATACAGTAAGCGCAAAGAACCATTGCCTAACAAAGTATCATTGGGGACATTATATCGTCGCCCCATATGTTCAGGGTAGCAGTGTTTCCCCACAAACACTAGGTTCGTTTGGAATTCGTATATTAAAACAATCATAGAAAAAAAAGTCCGCAAAAATATGATTGGTGATCCCTGGAAATTAAGCTATTTATATTCATTGTAGAAAAATACTTATCAACCTAAATTTCAGGAGAAACTTAATTGTTTAAAGCTCTTTTCCTATATACTCAACTAAGTCCTTTAATCTATTGGAATAGCCCCATTCATTATCATACCATGCAACAACTTTAACTAAATGACCTTCAATGACCATAGTTGATAATGCATCAATCGTTGACGAAACCGGATTTCCATTATAATCGGATGATACAAGTGGTTCCTCGGAATAAGCCAGTATATTGTTTAATTCCCCATCAGCAGCTTCTTTTAGTGCTGAGTTCACCTCATTTACTGTTACTTCTTTTTCAAATTCGACCACTAAATCGACCAGGGAAACGTTTGGGGTTGGTACCCGAATAGCTAACCCATTTAATTTTCCTTTTAATTCTGGCAGGACGACTGAAACGGCCTTTGCTGCACCTGTTGTGGTCGGGATAATATTTTGCGCTGCAGCTCGTGCTCTCCTATAATCTTTATGTGGAAGGTCAAGTATTTGCTGTTCATTTGTATAGGAATGAACAGTTGTGATTAATCCTTTAGTTATCCCAAATGTATCATGCAGTACCT of Litoribacterium kuwaitense contains these proteins:
- a CDS encoding ABC transporter ATP-binding protein, whose protein sequence is MDYRLLSKKLGKTAALEVVVSIQERCFASVMRKPISFFHQHQSGKLVSRVTGDTEAFGNLIQLIMSFIGDILLVFMLLLVLFLIHPAMAFMVVIFIPLIMGSALLFRAIARRASARLFHMQAEVNAHLKESIAGIAITNHFCKEGYMSQQFSLMNKSMYRVNFAQGKIYSSILPVMGILTSLGVSAVVYFGSFQVLEAHLSFGEMYLFVQVIQMISMPVSSLSSFYSQLQEGIAATERILLLLDAKEEDIQNSSAQQLPSTSGDIWLNNIDLSYVSGKPALKGISLHIKKGENIALVGQTGSGKSSIARLIMRFFEHQAGDIKVGQQEIRKMDLVNWRRKIGYLPQTPFLRAGSVKENIKYGNPKATDEDINRAVQAIGNGSWLSALPDGLETNVGERGSKLSIGQRQLVSLIRILVKDPEIFILDEATASMDPFTEKQIQQALHLLMKKRTSIVIAHRLSTIKQADRIVVLSEGEIVEEGDHATLMKENTYYKRLYDKYFTHQYTG
- the gap gene encoding type I glyceraldehyde-3-phosphate dehydrogenase, producing the protein MGKRSIFNFRISHFLVAKYNNPHLNIVAINDLSEPQMLAHLLKYDSVHGIFDKEIYFSENSLIVDGKEIHILSEKDPVELPWDELQVDIVIESTGRFTDGNEAAKHLKSGAKKVVISAPAKNEDITIVMGVNESRYIDSEHHIISNASCTTNCLAPFAKVLHDTFGITKGLITTVHSYTNEQQILDLPHKDYRRARAAAQNIIPTTTGAAKAVSVVLPELKGKLNGLAIRVPTPNVSLVDLVVEFEKEVTVNEVNSALKEAADGELNNILAYSEEPLVSSDYNGNPVSSTIDALSTMVIEGHLVKVVAWYDNEWGYSNRLKDLVEYIGKEL